The Oreochromis niloticus isolate F11D_XX linkage group LG15, O_niloticus_UMD_NMBU, whole genome shotgun sequence genome includes a region encoding these proteins:
- the pex3 gene encoding peroxisomal biogenesis factor 3 isoform X4, whose protein sequence is MFSSAWNFIKRHKKKFIFTGALIGGVYLLGKYAQIKFREIQEREATEYIAQARRQFHFESNQRTCNMTVLSMLPALKEAIVTQLNSESLTTLLKSKPANKLEIWEDLKIISFTRTIVAVYSTCMLVVLLRVQLNIIGGYLYLDNSVGKSTTTLLAPPDVQQQYLSSIQHLLGDGLTELITVVKKAVQSSLGSVSLKETWSLLELEQQLNWIRAEVEASSRRSLSWYLLADDENVLADQACGLTDNDIMTIKLLNETRDMLDSPDFTTVLKACLNRGFSRLCDNLAEFFRPPPGDSAPSCGPDSLSAVSLPLAKIIPIINGQINTICSETPSHFVQELLMNDQVKEFAANVYETFSTPQELQK, encoded by the exons GCGTGTACCTTCTAGGTAAATATGCCCAGATAAAGTTCCGCGAGATCCAAGAGAGGGAGGCTACAGAGTACATTGCTCAGGCCAGAAGACAGTTCCACTTCGAGAGCAACCAGAGGACCTGCAACATGACTG TGTTGTCCATGCTCCCGGCGCTCAAAGAAGCCATTGTCACGCAACTCAACTCAGAAAGTCTCACAACACTACTCAAGTCCAA ACCGGCTAATAAACTGGAGATTTGGGAAGATTTAAAGATCATCA GTTTTACACGCACGATTGTGGCGGTGTACAGCACCTGTATGCTGGTGGTTTTACTGAGAGTCCAGCTGAACATCATTGGAGGATACCTGTACCTGGATAACTCAGTGGGAAAGAGCACAACG ACTCTTCTTGCCCCCCCAGACGTCCAGCAGCAGTACTTGTCAAGTATCCAGCACCTACTGGGAGACG GTTTGACAGAGCTGATAACAGTAGTGAAGAAGGCGGTACAGAGCTCACTGGGAAG CGTGTCTCTGAAGGAGACCTGGTCTCTGCTGGAGTTGGAGCAGCAGCTGAACTGGATCAGAGCGGAGGTGGAGGCCAGCTCGAGGCGGTCTCTGTCCTGGTACCTGCTTGCAGATGACGAGAACGTGCTGGCCGATCAG GCGTGCGGGCTTACAGACAATGACATTATGACCATAAAGCTGCTTAACGAGACTAGAGACATGCTGGATAG TCCAGACTTCACCACTGTCCTCAAAGCCTGTCTGAACCGAGGTTTCTCCCGTCTCTGTGACAACCTGGCCGAGTTCTTCCGCCCGCCTCCAGGTGACTCTGCCCCCAGCTGTGGACCTGATAG tCTGTCTGCAGTCAGTCTGCCGCTGGCAAAGATCATCCCCATCATCAACGGTCAGATCAACACCATCTGCAGCGAGACCCCCAGTCACTTTGTTCAG gagctgctgatgAACGACCAGGTGAAGGAGTTTGCGGCCAATGTCTACGAGACCTTCAGCACACCGCAGGAGCTGCAGAAGTAA